Proteins encoded within one genomic window of Natator depressus isolate rNatDep1 chromosome 1, rNatDep2.hap1, whole genome shotgun sequence:
- the LOC141999514 gene encoding uncharacterized protein LOC141999514 codes for MTESTAQQKMELARFQAEEKQKEHERQIELMQLEKEVQEAAHRREMEARKHVEEEKEKERKHVEEEKEKERKHVEEEKEKERKHALEMEKVKAQQNIPTNPSNPSPGTTPHPRKFPTYKAGDDTEAFLENFERACLGYNISTDQYMVELRPQLSGPLAEVAAEMPKEHMNKYELFKSKARVRMGITPEQSRRRFRALRWKPDVSFTRHAYHIVKHWDAWISGASVESPVNLPFLMQMEQFLEGVPEEIERYILDGKPKTVIEAGEIGARWVEVAEKKKTGRSWSGEQKGQPQATPYYRGPPKAPPTSQRTLQTPYRPTTPFSSNPPRPSDPSAGRCFKCNELGHVKANCPKNPNRLQFIAPESHQRSTGPDTSQIPLERRETVSVGGKKVTAWRDTGAQVSAIHASLVDPKLINPEIQVTIQPFKSNSFDLPTAKLPVQYKGWSGTWTFAVYDDYPIPMLLGEDLANHVKQAKRVGTVTRSQAKQAVRPSSVPETSIRTRSEVMDPDPRPMPATAVVDPVPETQTEPVPEPEPAEQPTPDPLPALNPVLATSTPEGPTDPELVAADNPTQEAQPEPESQHSAPAESGSQSTETAPSPISLPEGPSLGPQSNEELMSPASREQFQTEQEADESLQRAWTAARSNPPPLSSSNRSRELKVCQFTAQGGDDAEWPEGVYYEGKCAGGVEEVNLSMTLGRMQRQQIQELCTSYAPTFSATPGLTERAYHSIDTGNARPIRVQPYRVSPQARTAIEREIRDMLQMGVIRPSESAWASPVVLVPKPDGEIRFCVDYRKLNAVTRPDNYPMPRTDELLEKLGRAQFISTLDLTKGYWQVPLDESAKERSAFTTHLGLYEFNVLPFGLRNAPATFQRLVDGLLAGLGEYAVAYLDDVAIFSDSWADHLEHLQKVLERIREAGLTVKAKKCQIGLNKVTYLGHQVGQGTISPLQAKVDAIQKWPVPKSKKQVQSFLGLAGYYRRFVPHYSQIAAPLTDLTKKKQPNAVQWTEKCQKAFNKLKATLMSDPVLRAPDFDKPFLVTTDASERGVGAVLMQKGPDQEFHPVVFLSKKLSERESNWSITEKECYAIVYALEKLRPYVWGRRFHLQTDHAALKWLHTVKENNKKLLRWSLALQDFDFDIQHISGASNKVADALSRESFPDSTG; via the exons atgacagaatccacagcacaacaaaagatggaattagccagatttcaggctgaggaaaaacaaaaggaacatgaaagacagatagaactcatgcagctggaaaaggaggtacaggaggctgcccacaggagggaaatggaggcaaggaagcatgtggaggaggagaaggaaaaagagaggaagcatgtggaggaggagaaggaaaaagagaggaagcatgtggaggaggagaaggaaaaagagaggaagcatgcactggagatggagaaggtaaaggctcagcagaatataccaacaaaccctagcaatccttctccaggtaccactccccatcccagaaagttccccacctacaaggcaggtgatgatactgaggccttcttagaaaacttcgaaagggcctgccttgggtacaacatctctactgaccaatacatggtagagctgaggccgcagctcagtggacccttagctgaggtggcagctgaaatgcctaaagaacacatgaacaagtatgaactgtttaaatccaaggcaagagtcagaatggggataacacccgagcagtctcgtcggaggttcagagccctaaggtggaaaccagacgtgtcatttacccgacatgcctaccacattgtgaaacattgggatgcctggatatccggagcaagtgttgaatctccagtaaatttgcccttcctaatgcaaatggaacaattcttagagggtgttcctgaagaaatagaaaggtacatcctagatgggaagcccaaaactgtaatcgaggcaggagagattggagccagatgggtggaggtggcagagaagaaaaaaactggtcgcagttggagcggagagcagaagggacaaccccaggccacaccctattaccgggggccgcccaaagccccacctacctcccaaagaaccctccagaccccttatcgtcccaccaccccgttctccagcaaccctcctcgccccagtgacccgtcagctggacgatgttttaaatgtaacgagctggggcatgtaaaggccaactgccccaagaaccccaacagattacagttcattgcaccggaatcgcaccagaggtccacaggcccagatacctcccagatacccttggagcggagggaaactgtgagtgtgggcgggaagaaggtcaccgcgtggagggacaccggagcacaagtgtcagctatccatgcttccttagtggaccccaagttaatcaacccagagatccaagtgacaattcaacccttcaagtccaactctttcgatttgcctacagccaagttgcctgtccagtacaagggctggtcaggaacgtggacttttgcagtctatgatgattatcccatccccatgctgttgggggaagacttggccaatcatgtgaagcaggccaagagggtgggaacagtcacccgcagccaggctaaacaagccgtgaggcctagctctgttccggaaacttctatcaggacccggtcagaggtgatggacccggaccccagaccaatgcctgcaacagcagtagtggatccagtcccagagacccagacggaaccagtcccagaaccggaaccagccgaacaaccaacaccagacccattgccagcactgaatccagtacttgcaacctcaacaccagagggccccaccgaccctgaactggtagcagccgataaccctacacaagaggctcagccggagcctgaatcccaacatagtgcaccagcggagagcggttcacagtcaacagaaacagctccatcccctatatcacttccagagggaccaagcctaggtccacaatccaatgaggaactgatgtctccagcatcaagggaacagttccagaccgaacaggaagcagatgaaagcctccagagagcttggacggcggcacggagcaacccaccgcctctcagctcttctaatcgatccag agaattaaaggtttgtcagtttacagcccagggaggagacgacgctgagtggcctgaaggtgtctactatgaagggaaatgtgctggtggtgtggaagaggtgaacctctccatgacccttgggcgtatgcagcgacagcagatccaggagctgtgcactagctacgcgccaacgttctcagccaccccaggactgactgaacgggcatatcactccattgacacaggtaatgctcgcccaattagagtccaaccttaccgggtgtctcctcaagctagaactgctatagaacgggagatccgggatatgttacagatgggtgtaatccgcccctctgaaagtgcatgggcatctccagtggttctagttcccaaaccagatggggaaatacgtttttgcgtggactaccgtaagctaaatgctgtaactcgcccagacaactatccaatgccacgcacagatgaactattagagaaactgggacgggcccagttcatctctaccttggacttaaccaaggggtactggcaggtaccgctagatgaatctgccaaggaaaggtcagccttcaccacacatctcgggctgtatgaatttaatgtactccctttcgggctgcgaaatgcacccgccaccttccaaagacttgtagatggtctcctagcgggattaggagaatatgcagtcgcctaccttgatgatgtggccatattttcggattcctgggcagaccacctggaacatctacaaaaagtccttgagcgcataagggaggcaggactaactgttaaggctaagaagtgtcaaataggcctaaacaaagtgacttaccttggacaccaggtgggtcaaggaactatcagccccctacaggccaaagtggatgctatccaaaagtggcctgtcccaaagtcaaagaaacaggttcaatcctttttaggcttggccggttattacagacgatttgtaccgcactacagccaaatcgccgccccactgacagacctaaccaaaaagaaacagccaaatgctgtgcagtggaccgaaaagtgtcagaaggcctttaacaagcttaaagcgacactcatgtctgaccctgtactaagggccccagactttgacaaaccgttcctagtaaccacagatgcgtccgagcgtggtgtgggagcagttttaatgcagaaaggacctgatcaagaattccaccctgtagtgtttctcagcaaaaaactgtctgagagggaaagcaactggtcaatcactgaaaaagaatgttacgccattgtctacgctctggaaaagctacgcccatatgtttggggacggcgtttccacctgcaaaccgaccatgctgcactgaagtggcttcacaccgtcaaagaaaataacaaaaaacttcttcggtggagtttagctctccaagattttgatttcgacatccaacacatctcaggagcttctaacaaagtggctgatgcactctcacgtgaaagtttcccagactcaactggttaa